A region of the Microbaculum marinisediminis genome:
GAACCATCCTTGCCGGAGGCGCCCAGGTCGCCGGCTTTACGACGATCGGAGAGGATGTCTGGATTGGTCCGTCGGCGGTGATCAGCAATTTTATCCAGATTGGCGATGGGGCGAGTATCGAGCTCGGCGCCGTAGTCGGCCGGAGCGTACCGGCAGGCCAGCGGCAATCGGGGGCATTCGCCACGGAGCACAAGCTGAACCTGCGCGCCCACGCCAAGCTTTGGCGGCTCTGAGCGCGCGGGCGCAACGCCGCCACGCCCGGCCGCCCGACACCAAAGGCGCAATCGCGTCCAGCGGAGAGATGAAGTGCAGCGTTTTGTAATTTATGCGACGGGTCGAACCGGATCGTCCGCCATCGTGGATGAGCTGAACAATCACCCGCGGGTGATCTGCCACTCGGAGATAGTGCGCCCACGGCCGCTCGATGCCGTTGCGGCGGCCTTCGAGAAATTCGGCAAGGACTATCCCGAAAAGGCCAACACGATCGATCGCGTGCTTCCCTACAAGCTGTTCGCCGAAGAGGACGATGATACGGCCATATCCCCTGACAGTTTCGGGGCCTACTGGCAGTACATCGAATCGAAGGCGATCCCGGCGCCGCAAGCATTGGGATTCAAGGTGCTCGAGGCCCACGTCAAAAACACGGCCTTTCCGGATCTCTGCCGCGAGAGTGATGTCGCTATCATCCATTTGGTCCGCCGCAACGTGTTTCGGAAGGTGATCAGCTGGATGGTCGCCAAGCAGGTCGGGGTCTACAACAGCCGCGGCAACTACGAGCCGGAAGCCGGCCGCCGCCTGACACCGGACCCCGCGGACGTGGTGAAGCGCGTCCGGCGTATGAAGACGGGAAACGACTCGAGCGAGGCGGAGGTGGCAAGTTCCGGCGCACGGTCGATAACCGTCTACTATGAGGATTGGCTTGCCGACAGGGACGCGTTCTTTGCACGCGTATGCGGGTTTCTCGGCGTCGATGCGGTTACGCCGGACCAGACGACGCTGATCCGGATGGTCCCCGAACCGATGGAGGAACTGCTCGGAAACTATCCGGCCGTCGCCGACGCCATGCGGGCGGCCGGGTTCGGGGAGTATCTGGACTGACGATCGGCACCTTTTTTACCGGTTAGTCACGGACCTGCCGTCTCCGGTGACCGACGCACGGACCGATTGAGTCGTTCGGCGCCGGTCTATTTCTCCACGTCGTCCAGCGCCGCCGAGAAGACCTCGATGTCGACGAAATACGGCAACTGCGGAAAGCCGGCTCCGTGGAATCCTTCGTGATGGAATTCGCCGAGCATCCATTCAAATCTCGAGCCGGTCGCATGCCCGAGTGCCGGATAGTAGTTCTTGGCCGACTGCCGGGGAGCGAAGCACATCGCGGCCATACCGCGGGGCGCGAAAATCAGATTCGCAAACGCCGCACCGGTCGGTCCGGCGACAATCGACGTCTGAGACAATAGCTCAACCTGTTGCTGTGGCGTCAGTTTTGCCGGATCGACAACCTCGAAGCCTCGCGCAACGGCGAAATCGCGCAGTTCGTCCTCGTTTATGAGGGGACGGCGGTGCGTGTCGCTGAACTCCCGAGACCAGAATATTCTCTTCCCTTGCCCTTTCGGAACGGCTTCCCCGATCCCCAGCCTGCGTCGCAGGGCGTCGAGCAGGACCGGATCGGGGAGAGACAGCATGCGGGCCGGCGTCGGCAGCAGGAGGTCATCGAAGACATAGGCAGTATCCGGATCGAGCCGCAACGTGCGATCCTTGGCTATGCCGAGGAATTCGAGAAGAACATCAACCCAGACCGGAACGTTGTCGGGCAGAACAAAAACTCTGTCGTCGAAATACCCCTTCTCCAGAAGGTAGGGGACCTTGCTGTAGTTTTGGATGAGCGCGTGATAATAGTTGAAGAACTGCATGGGTTGCCCCATGAGATAGATCGATTTTTCGGAGATCCTTTCGACCGTGGCGGGGGCGCGGTAAACCATTCCGGCATCGCCGGCGGCGATCAGACCCGAGGTCGGCGGCAACATGTCGATGCGCGGATCGAAGAAAAGCGAATCGCCTTGCGGGCCAAGCAGGCGGATGTGCTCAAGAACGGTGACATCACGAAGCTGGAAGGCGTCCAGTTCGGCGTATGTGACCGGCTGTGACACGGATCTGCGGTCGTCCTTGCGATAGGCCGTGAAGTCCACATTTCCCGAAGCGGCTTCGAATACGCTGGTCGTGTCCTGGCGCCCGGAGAAGTCTTCGATCTGTACGAACGGGGCAGCGCGGACTTCATACTCCCCGTGTGCAAATTCCCTGGCGAGGGATGCCGCGTCGTCTTGGCGGCCGATCTGGCAAAGCGCCTTCATGTAACGGGCAAGAATATCCTTATCGCCCGGCTCGTACGACAACAGGGTCTCATACACGGCAACTTCGGCTTCGTGGTCCCCGTAGACCGAATGCAGTTCAGCCAATTGCCTCAGCGCGATCGCCGAGCTTTCGTCACATTCGAGCGCGGCCTTCAGCAGCAAGAGCGCAGTATTTCCCGCAAAGAGACTCCGTGTTTCGGCATCGCGAAAAACCGAGACACCCCAGTCGGCCAAGGATGTCGTCTCTCGCTCTTCCCCGAACCGGAGGACCCGCAGTCGCCGCAACTGTGAGACAACGAGCCCGGCCATTGCAGCATAGACACGAGCCTGTTCGGTTTTTGCGTCTGCGTCTGGTACCGGAAACAGGGAATCGTGAATGTCTCGGGTTACCGACGGCATAAATATCGATAATTCGCCATAGACATCATTCAGGTTGTTTTCGAACGTGCTGAGTCTCACGAGCTGCTTGACGGATATATCGATGTCATTCGCTCTCTCCGCCCAAACGGATAGAAATATTTTCAGATTCAGTATTTGTATGTTTTTGGGGAACTTAATTTGCGCTATTTCGACTATATAATAGGCTTCATCGGTCCGTTTTGCGCGGCGCAATTGCGCTGCGATCTGAAATATATTCTTGGGAGTAAGCGTGTCCGAGTTTTTTAGAAGGCCTATTCCTTGCAGGGACACCGAATCTATATTCGATAGGATATGCTTTATGGCGATGTTGCCGAATTTCTTATCGTTCGGATTGCGCCGGAACAAATCTTTGAGAGCCTGCGCTATCTCCTCAGGCGAGCCCTCGACAGCGCCGGCAAGCGCGCGGAATTGATTTCGAAAAGACTCGTTATCAAGTTTCTTTTCTTCCAGTATTTTCGAGATAGCAATCGTCACGCCTGCATCTTTGGGGATATTGCATATATCTAAAATTACATTGCTTTTATTCTGAGTGTTAATGGAGTTATTGTCTATAATGGCTGATATCAGATCGGTCAGCGCGCTGGTGTCGCCTTCCGATTTTCTGGCTTTTTTAATGAGGCTTCTGATCGACCGTCTTTTTATTGGCCCGAGATGCTTGGCTACAGTTTTTTCGATCTCATCATAGTAATAAGAAGCTGTAAGCGGTCGAGATTGCATACTCTGTGCGTTGCCCCAATTGCAGCTGGATAGAGACGGCTGGCCGCAGCACTGACCGGACCCGGTGACGATTCAGTTCCCGGCGTTAGGGTCTAACATGGAGTGCTGTTTGATTGGCGGAAAATCCAGCATAGATCGACGGTCTCACCGAAGGCAATGCTGATGTGGGGCCGATAACCTCACACCGAGTTTTCCTCCAGCTGAAGTCGGGGGCCGGCTCCGATTGTGCCATGAGCCACAAGCTCGGGCCGCCGGAAGGTGGGGATTCCCGGCCTTTTCACGATGGCGCGCTGGCGGCGCCGATCGGGACTGTGAACGAGACCCGGGCCTTGCGCGAAAACCGGTGCCGGAGCAGCGGGAAAGCCGCCCTTCAGCGGATACCACTGCCGCCGCCGTAACGGGGCGCGCGCTACTGTGCCGATAGATGCACTGCCGGGGGCCTGCCACGCGATATCAGAGGGGACGAGAGCTGCCTTGCCCCCGTCAGGCCGGTTTCAAATCGCATTTGGATCCGATCTCGAGAGGCCGGGTCCTAGTTGGCGGTTCGTTTGACCGGCGGTCTGATTGCCCTGCGCAACGATCGTACCGCTCCGAGAGGGCGTTCGAAGCGCCAGACCAGGCTTCGAAGGCGGTTATTCTCGGTCTCGAGCTCGGCGCATTTGGCCGCCGATGCGTGGTATGCGACCCGATATTCCTTGGCTATGACTTCCAGGTTGTCGCGCAGGTATTCCGGGTCATTCGTGCTTTCGATCCAGGGCGCGACGTCTGCAAGTGTCGCAACGGCGCAGTCGGCCAGATCGTCCAGCGCAGCAGGCCGCTCTCCCTCCTCCGCCCAGAGATCGAGTTGCCGATAAAGCTGGTCGGCCATGCCATGGCCGAGAATGCTGTCGTGATGGCGTAGCGTATCGCTGACGACGCCCGTAGCGGCCGCCAACTCCGCTCCCGACAAGGTCCTTCCGATCGCCGCGGCAAGGATGGCGGCCTGGGTTGCGGGGGCCGTGAACCACCGGTCATAGGAGATCGATGCGCCGACGAGGTCGCGACCGGCGGTCAAGGCATCCACGTTATTGACGAGCCACAACAGCCGCCCGAAGGCGCGGGGCAGATCGTCGCGTTTCTCAAGCGATGCGGCAACGGCGTCCGGCGCGCGCGCGCACAGCACGCCAGCCAGCCGAATGCCGCAGTCATCCGCGATCGCCTGCCACAACGGCAACAAGCGGCAGACGCGCGGATCCTTGACCATCCACGGGGTGCCGTTCGCGGCCTCTACGCCGGCCCGGATAAACGCCTCGAGTTCCCGTCTCGGCTCCGTTATTGCCGGGTTGTCCAGCCATCCATCGGGCATTGGCAGGCTTGCGCGTATGCCGCCCCAGGACCGATCAAGGGTTGCCAGGATGGTGTCGTGCAGACCGACAAGGTCGGCATCTTCCCAATAGCCGCGAGGATTGAATTCGTTGGCCTCCAGGAGCCGATCGCGGGTCCAGGCGCCCAGCCGTGTCAACATCTCCGCAGCGAGCGAGGTGCCGCTGCGGTGCATGCCTATGACAATCACGATGTGAGGCTTGGTTGCCACGGTGTCGAATCCGGCGCAGTTCCTGAAGTTCGCGCTGATCGCCGCCTATGCGGACCTGACCCCAGTACCATACAACTTCGTAAGCGCCAATTTCGCCAGCCTCCGCACAGAGTTGGGCGTGCGCCGGTAGACCCGCATCATAGCAACCAGGATCCTGCTGGCGCCGGGACTGCGCAGGAGCGCCTGGACTGCTGCATCCGGTCCGTCGGCAGCGGCCGCCGGCCCGACCGAGGCCGCGGCATCGGAGCTCTGAATCATGCTCACGAACGTTTCGACAAGACGATAGTCGATCCCATCCGGCGGCGACCAGTTCTGGCGGTCCGATTCCAGTTCTTGTTCGATGGCGTCGTAGTCAAAATGG
Encoded here:
- a CDS encoding sulfotransferase; this translates as MQRFVIYATGRTGSSAIVDELNNHPRVICHSEIVRPRPLDAVAAAFEKFGKDYPEKANTIDRVLPYKLFAEEDDDTAISPDSFGAYWQYIESKAIPAPQALGFKVLEAHVKNTAFPDLCRESDVAIIHLVRRNVFRKVISWMVAKQVGVYNSRGNYEPEAGRRLTPDPADVVKRVRRMKTGNDSSEAEVASSGARSITVYYEDWLADRDAFFARVCGFLGVDAVTPDQTTLIRMVPEPMEELLGNYPAVADAMRAAGFGEYLD
- a CDS encoding glycosyltransferase 61 family protein, which gives rise to MQSRPLTASYYYDEIEKTVAKHLGPIKRRSIRSLIKKARKSEGDTSALTDLISAIIDNNSINTQNKSNVILDICNIPKDAGVTIAISKILEEKKLDNESFRNQFRALAGAVEGSPEEIAQALKDLFRRNPNDKKFGNIAIKHILSNIDSVSLQGIGLLKNSDTLTPKNIFQIAAQLRRAKRTDEAYYIVEIAQIKFPKNIQILNLKIFLSVWAERANDIDISVKQLVRLSTFENNLNDVYGELSIFMPSVTRDIHDSLFPVPDADAKTEQARVYAAMAGLVVSQLRRLRVLRFGEERETTSLADWGVSVFRDAETRSLFAGNTALLLLKAALECDESSAIALRQLAELHSVYGDHEAEVAVYETLLSYEPGDKDILARYMKALCQIGRQDDAASLAREFAHGEYEVRAAPFVQIEDFSGRQDTTSVFEAASGNVDFTAYRKDDRRSVSQPVTYAELDAFQLRDVTVLEHIRLLGPQGDSLFFDPRIDMLPPTSGLIAAGDAGMVYRAPATVERISEKSIYLMGQPMQFFNYYHALIQNYSKVPYLLEKGYFDDRVFVLPDNVPVWVDVLLEFLGIAKDRTLRLDPDTAYVFDDLLLPTPARMLSLPDPVLLDALRRRLGIGEAVPKGQGKRIFWSREFSDTHRRPLINEDELRDFAVARGFEVVDPAKLTPQQQVELLSQTSIVAGPTGAAFANLIFAPRGMAAMCFAPRQSAKNYYPALGHATGSRFEWMLGEFHHEGFHGAGFPQLPYFVDIEVFSAALDDVEK
- a CDS encoding sulfotransferase family protein produces the protein MATKPHIVIVIGMHRSGTSLAAEMLTRLGAWTRDRLLEANEFNPRGYWEDADLVGLHDTILATLDRSWGGIRASLPMPDGWLDNPAITEPRRELEAFIRAGVEAANGTPWMVKDPRVCRLLPLWQAIADDCGIRLAGVLCARAPDAVAASLEKRDDLPRAFGRLLWLVNNVDALTAGRDLVGASISYDRWFTAPATQAAILAAAIGRTLSGAELAAATGVVSDTLRHHDSILGHGMADQLYRQLDLWAEEGERPAALDDLADCAVATLADVAPWIESTNDPEYLRDNLEVIAKEYRVAYHASAAKCAELETENNRLRSLVWRFERPLGAVRSLRRAIRPPVKRTAN